One Plectropomus leopardus isolate mb chromosome 1, YSFRI_Pleo_2.0, whole genome shotgun sequence DNA segment encodes these proteins:
- the copb1 gene encoding coatomer subunit beta, translating into MTAAENVCYTLINVSSDSEPPSEVSLKTDLEKGEIKAKTEALKKVIIMILNGEKLPGLLMTIIRFVLPLQDHTIKKLLLVFWEIVPKTTPDGKLLQEMILVCDAYRKDLQHPNEFIRGSTLRFLCKLKESELLEPLMPAIRACLEHRHSYVRRNAVLAIYTIYRNFEHLIPDAPELIHDFLVNEKDASCKRNAFMMLIHADQDRALDYLSTCIDQVHTFGDILQLVIVELIYKVCHANPSERARFIRCIYNLLQSSSPAVKYEAAGTLVTLSSAPTAIKAAAQCYIDLIIKESDNNVKLIVLDRLIELKEHPTHERVLQDLVMDILRVLSTPDLEVRKKTLQLALDLVSSRNVEELVIVLKKEVIKTNNVTEHEDTDKYRQLLVRTLHSCSVRFPDMAANVIPVLMEFLSDTNEAAAADVLEFVREAIQRFDNLRPLIIEKMLEVFHAIKTVKIYRGALWILGEYCSTKEDIQSVMTEVRRSLGEIPIVENEIKKETGELKPEDEVSAAPAQKLVTEMGTYVTQSALSSSRPSKKEEDRPPLRGFLMDGDFYVAASLATTLTKVALRYVAIVQDKKKQNSFVAEAMLIMVTVLHLGKSSLPKKPITDDDVDRISLCLKVLSECSPLMNDIFNKECRRSLSHMLTVRLEEEKLSQKKESEKRNVTVQADDPISFMQLTAKNEMTSKEDQFQLSLLAAMGNTQRKEAADPLASKLNKVTQLTGFSDPVYAEAYVHVNQYDIVLDVLVVNQTSDTLQNCTLELATLGDLKLVEKPSPLTLAPHDFANIKANVKVASTENGIIFGNIVYDVSGAASDRNCVVLSDIHIDIMDYIQPASCTDAEFRQMWAEFEWENKVTVNTNITDLNEYLQHILKSTNMKCLTPEKALSGFCGFMAANLYARSIFGEDALANVSIEKPIHLGPEAPVNGHIRIRAKSQGMALSLGDKINLSQKKSNV; encoded by the exons ATGACGGCTGCAGAGAACGTTTGTTACACTCTCATCAATGTTTCATCTGACTCAGAGCCCCCTTCTGAAGTCAGCCTTAAAACTGACTTAG aaaaggGGGAGATCAAGGCAAAGACCGAGGCCCTGAAGAAGGTCATCATCATGATCCTGAATGGTGAGAAGTTGCCAGGACTGCTGATGACCATAATCCGCTTCGTGCTGCCACTTCAAGACCACACCatcaaaaaactgctgctggtTTTCTGGGAGATTGTTCCCAAAACAACCCCAGATGGCAAGCTGCTTCAGGAGATGATCCTGGTCTGTGACGCCTACAGAAAG GACCTGCAGCACCCCAACGAGTTCATCCGTGGCTCCACTCTTCGTTTCCTGTGCAAGCTGAAGGAGTCTGAATTGCTTGAGCCTCTCATGCCAGCGATCCGGGCCTGCCTGGAGCATCGCCACAGTTATGTGCGCCGCAATGCTGTCCTGGCCATTTACACCATCTATAg gaACTTTGAACATCTCATCCCAGACGCTCCAGAGTTGATCCACGATTTTCTTGTCAATGAGAAAGATGCCAGCTGTAAGAGAAACGCATTCATGATGCTGATACATGCCGATCAG GACCGAGCTCTGGATTATCTCAGCACATGTATCGACCAAGTTCACACTTTTGGCGACATTCTCCAGCTGGTCATTGTGGAGCTGATTTACAAA GTTTGCCACGCTAACCCATCTGAGCGCGCCCGTTTCATCCGTTGCATCTACAACCTGCTGCAGTCCTCCAGTCCGGCTGTTAAGTATGAGGCTGCTGGAACTCTTGTCACCCTCTCCAGTGCTCCCACAGCCATTAAG GCTGCTGCCCAGTGCTACATTGATTTGATCATCAAGGAGAGCGACAACAATGTGAAGCTGATTGTTCTCGATCGTCTGATTGAACTGAAGGAGCACCCCACTCACGAGCGTGTGCTCCAG gaCCTTGTAATGGACATTCTGCGTGTCCTCAGCACTCCTGACCTGGAAGTCAGAAAGAAAACCTTGCAGCTGGCTCTGGACCTTGTTTCATCTCGCAATGTTGAAGAG ttggTGATTGTTTTGAAGAAAGAGGTGATCAAGACAAACAACGTAACAGAACATGAAGACACTGATAAGTACAGGCAGCTGTTGGTGCGCACTCTCCACTCTTGCAGTGTGCGCTTCCCTGACATGGCGGCCAATGTCATACCTGTG CTGATGGAATTCCTTAGTGACACTAATGAGGCAGCTGCTGCTGACGTGCTGGAGTTCGTACGGGAGGCAATTCAGAGGTTTGACAACTTGAGACCGCTTATCATCGAGAAGATGCTGGAAGTCTTTCACGCCATCAAAACTGTCAA GATCTACAGGGGAGCGTTGTGGATCTTGGGAGAATATTGCAGCACCAAGGAAGACATCCAGAGTGTGATGACAGAAGTACGCAGGTCTTTGGGAGAG ATCCCAATTGTAGAAAACGAGATAAAGAAAGAGACCGGAGAGTTGAAACCAGAAGATGAAGTGAGTGCAGCTCCAGCACAGAAGCTGGTGACAGAGATGGGCACCTACGTGACACAGAGTGCCCTCAGCTCCTCCAGGCCTTCGAAGAAAGAAGAggatag ACCTCCACTCAGAGGCTTCCTGATGGACGGAGACTTCTATGTGGCAGCGTCCCTGGCCACCACACTGACCAAAGTGGCCTTGCGCTATGTTGCGATTGTTcaggacaaaaagaaacaaaat TCCTTTGTGGCAGAGGCCATGCTGATCATGGTCACTGTGCTGCACCTGGGCAAGTCCTCTCTGCCCAAGAAGCCAATTACAGACGATGATGTGGACCGCATCTCGCTGTGCCTGAAGGTCCTGTCAGAGTGCTCACCACTTATGAATGACATTTTCAACAAGGAGTGTCGCAGATCCCTGTCACATATGCTGACTGTCAGGCTGGAGGAAGAGAAGCTGTCACAGAAG AAAGAGTCTGAAAAACGTAACGTAACAGTGCAGGCAGACGACCCGATCTCCTTCATGCAGCTGACAGCCAAGAACGAGATGACCTCTAAGGAGGACCAGTTCCAGCTCAGTTTGCTGGCTGCTATGGGCAACACTCAGAGGAAGGAGGCTGCTGATCCCCTCGCTTCAAAACTCAACAAG gTGACCCAGCTGACAGGCTTCTCAGACCCAGTGTATGCCGAGGCTTATGTTCACGTCAACCAGTATGACATCGTGTTGGACGTGCTGGTGGTCAACCAAACCAGTGATACTCTCCAAAATTGCACCCTTGAGCTGGCCACTTTAG GTGATCTGAAGCTGGTTGAGAAGCCTTCACCTCTGACTCTGGCTCCTCATGATTTCGCAAACATCAAGGCCAACGTGAAGGTGGCCTCTACTGAGAATGGCATTATATTTGGCAACATTG TGTATGATGTGTCGGGAGCTGCCAGCGACAGAAACTGCGTCGTCCTCAGTGACATCCACATTGACATCATGGACTACATTCAGCCAGCTTCCTGCACCGATGCAGAATTCAGACAGATGTGGGCAGAGTTTGAGTGGGAAAACAAG GTGACAGTGAACACCAACATCACTGATCTGAACGAGTACCTTCAGCATATCCTCAAATCCACCAACATGAAGTGTCTGACTCCTGAAAAG GCACTGTCAGGCTTTTGCGGCTTCATGGCTGCCAACCTTTATGCTCGTTCTATCTTTGGCGAAGATGCCTTGGCTAATGTCAGCATCGAGAAGCCCATCCACCTGGGGCCTGAAGCACCTGTCAATGGACACATACGCATTAGAGCCAAAAGTCAG GGGATGGCCTTGAGTCTCGGTGACAAGATCAACCTCTCTCAAAAGAAGTCAAATGTCTGA